The Moraxella haemolytica genome window below encodes:
- a CDS encoding M16 family metallopeptidase: MTLIISKTPIINKLPIVMAISALLTACQSLPQLTEQSSQIKVTTDNVRQTHPYEQSVLTNGLTIVTKTDRRSPIAMTQVWYKVGSDDEPIGKGGMSHFLEHMMFKDNAHLKRTDYNRLIAEFGGQNNAFTSNTHTAYYELFPASYYPLAMQMEAFRMRDLHLKDEEVATEKEVIKEERRLRVDDNPLSKAYEEFSKLSQPDSPKSRPVIGSMQDIDNLTTQDLQNWYDTYYAPNNATLVVVGDVSHDEVVTAAKRYFGNKKPADIPQRKLPRQASHQGYRHAITHQSVKVPSLMMAFNVPTLTTSDKTTSYALSLFQYILDGDMSSYFERVLVREKQLFSRISVSYDSYEMGDGLFFIEGVPAHSVSLQDAENAILQVIENAKNTPITDDEMQRISTSLISALTFTQDSISTQAQMIGGLVNMGLPADSYDKLPDEIKAISPQDIQKTARHYLTKDNLTSMYILPKTDNTPSADNK, encoded by the coding sequence ATGACACTAATAATCTCAAAAACACCCATCATTAACAAGCTCCCTATTGTCATGGCAATCAGTGCTCTGCTGACCGCCTGTCAAAGCCTACCCCAGCTAACTGAGCAGTCAAGTCAAATCAAAGTTACCACCGACAATGTTCGCCAAACCCATCCATATGAACAAAGTGTGCTAACCAATGGACTAACCATCGTTACCAAGACCGATCGCCGCTCTCCCATCGCCATGACACAAGTATGGTACAAGGTCGGCTCGGATGATGAGCCGATTGGCAAAGGTGGTATGTCGCATTTTTTGGAGCATATGATGTTCAAGGACAATGCCCACCTAAAACGCACGGATTATAACCGCTTGATTGCTGAGTTTGGCGGTCAAAACAACGCCTTTACTAGCAATACGCACACAGCATATTATGAGTTATTTCCTGCTAGCTACTATCCCCTTGCCATGCAAATGGAAGCTTTTCGCATGAGAGATCTGCACCTAAAAGATGAAGAGGTTGCCACCGAAAAAGAGGTCATCAAAGAAGAGCGACGCTTGCGTGTTGATGACAACCCCCTATCAAAAGCTTATGAAGAATTCTCCAAACTTAGTCAGCCAGACAGCCCAAAATCACGCCCTGTTATCGGCAGTATGCAGGATATTGACAATCTAACAACCCAAGATTTACAAAATTGGTATGACACTTATTACGCCCCAAATAATGCTACGCTTGTTGTCGTAGGAGATGTTAGTCATGATGAGGTGGTAACAGCTGCCAAGCGATATTTTGGCAACAAAAAACCTGCCGACATACCCCAAAGAAAACTACCAAGGCAAGCCAGTCATCAAGGCTATCGCCATGCCATCACACATCAATCGGTCAAAGTACCAAGCCTGATGATGGCATTTAATGTGCCAACACTCACCACCAGCGATAAGACCACCTCTTATGCCCTATCCTTGTTTCAATACATACTAGATGGCGATATGTCTAGTTATTTTGAGCGTGTGCTTGTGCGTGAAAAACAGCTGTTTAGTCGCATTTCTGTATCTTATGATTCCTATGAGATGGGCGATGGACTATTTTTTATTGAAGGCGTACCCGCTCATAGTGTATCGCTACAAGATGCCGAAAACGCCATTTTGCAAGTCATAGAGAATGCCAAAAATACGCCAATTACCGATGATGAAATGCAGCGTATTAGCACCTCTCTCATCTCTGCTCTAACCTTTACACAAGATAGCATTAGCACTCAGGCACAGATGATAGGCGGTTTGGTGAATATGGGGCTACCTGCTGACAGTTATGACAAACTACCTGATGAAATAAAAGCCATCAGCCCTCAAGATATTCAAAAAACAGCAAGGCACTATCTCACTAAAGATAATTTGACTAGCATGTACATACTACCCAAAACCGACAATACGCCATCAGCAGACAATAAATAA